CCTACTTCTGATTTCATCACAAAAGCAACAAGAGCGATGACTCATCAAGTACAAATAATTGATGGTATTTCAGTGGGCTTGTCAGGAATTTGCTTCTGACAAGGTATCTTCTCTTTTAGCCCTTATATTTGAAAACATACCTATACTTTGTATTAGGgccgcagctatcgaatattttagtaatggagtaatcgactgaaaattctatcgagtaatcggataaaacatatttttattaggtaaagagcaataataaaaaatatacatgcaaaaaacaagacatttcatctaatattcaaCCATTTttagtcaatgtctttattttcaatgtacattgttgaaaacagccaacaattacaTCTAAGGTGTcatgataataaaaaaaagactagttccactgctttcactcaaaaaacttctacatcttataaaaaaagagatatatttcttacctaagtatgtcattacgcttgaaaaCACACATCCCTTAAAAGCTGTTTTCCCCTACGTGTTTCtattgaatttccacttgtgtcaagctgtttttaaattctagttttaagttagtctaaactgtaaatcctgataggatttggagtttttgcagtgttcaaaataaatatatgatcattgctgtattggagcacattagggactaggggCCGCAGCTATCGTttgttttagtagtcgattaatcgatgaactagttagttcgaataatggagtcatgggataaggaacataaaaaattaaaatacttgagctgagcctcaaacggtataaaaaaataaataatgaggaTCTGTGTAGAACAAACGATCAATTGGCTAAAAAACAaatgttcagacacatattcccacaaaaaacggcaaaatatacctataaactaaattacaaatgcattaaaaaaattttgttcaaacaaaaacccatcttatgttggtcttaacagggagcagctggattcagccatgtgaaatgaggctcactagagggcagtgtaaccaccccaatcaataaaactaaatgctaacactttcaaaacaaaatcattacaacaccactttaattaaaagaatactcgaaggagcataatttaattattattcttattttctaatcgaattctcgagttaatagattaatcgttgcagcactactttgtATGCCatcttccccccaaaaatgatggACAGATCGGTAAATCGCGCCCCCAAATCAGAAAACCCTGACACCAACCAGGAATGTCAGAATGGTCATGACCtaaaacatttctttttttcttcttctaactTTAAAATTGCAAAAATCCGATGGTCAAACGCTGTGCGTGGGGTGCCATTAATTCAGGACACCAGGTACCCTGAAAGATATCTCTCTGGTGCATAGTGGTCACAACAGTGGACAACTACTGAAATGTACCTTTTTATTTAATGCATTGGTTTCTATTGCATTGCAACCTCGAGTGCTCTCTGCTGCCATACTCTATTGAGGCCTTTCAATCCAAGATGGCCGACAACTGGCATATCCTGTCAATACTTCTATGCCCGAAAAGCTacagtggtaaaaaaaaaaaaaaaaaatatatatatatatatacagtgtattacaAACGTGAGTCCTGTAgaaatatatttccatttattcacaataatcataTGTAAAAGACACCACTTTGCTTTTCTTCCAATATTCGCACAGACCTTTTGTCCTCGTACCAATGTATGTAATCTGATCAGGGCTGGGGGTTGCACATACCAAGCAATTCTAGAGAGGAAGTTAACCCTTCCCCCACGTTAGAAGTGGGTAAAAAGTGCAGGCGCTGGGAGGCGCGACACACTCTCTGTGTCCCGGCACCGGCATGTCATGTCTTTTCTGTTTGTCTGTCTTTAAGtgtaaattctttgttctttttattcctgaattctgtgtcatcatttcctgttcgctataagaataaaacaacctgtaacaaggaataaacgactaatttccttcagtacacacctcgcatttctgcagatatttcagtatatcttttcatgggacaacactgacaaaatgacactttgacacaatgaaaagtagtctgtgcagcttatataatagagttcatttattttcccttcataataactcaaaatatagccattaatatccaaacccctggcaacaaaagtgagtacactcctttgaaaaaacgtacatccctaaatgtccaaatggagtactgcttgtcattttccctccaaaatgtcatgtgacttgttacaggcgtGCggacagcattgctgcagagattgaagaggtggcgggtcagcctgttagtgctcagaccatacatcacattggtgtgcatggctgtcaccccaggaggaagcctgttctgaagacggtacacaagaaagcccgcaaacagtttgctgaagacatgtcaacaaagcacatggattactatggtctgatgagacgggacaATTCATCatttggacagaattggtaggtttagctcagtaaacatctcgtttgtacactatttacgtgcatctagcatgagggacaaacgcaagcttgacccccccccgcaacagttgctaacgtacgTGCTGTACGCTATTGGCCCAAAAacggaaagtgacccagaaaagcCCTGGAATCAAAAGGGAATGTCCCAACTGAAACgggaaatgcaccaaaatcaacagtggcCCACGAATGCCTTAAAATAAAATCCTGGGCTGGATTTGACGTTGGATTCGTTTGAAGCGATCCATCCGCGAACAACGGAAGGTCGATGGTGGACAAGGCCTGCCTCAAAAGAACGCGGCGGTGCAAGGGTAGCTGTGGGCGGGGTAGCCGCAAAACAGAAAGATCCTGACGGCGGCGCAATAGAACCTGTCCAGGAGCCCGGACGCGGCCTCTCGCACGCGCACGTCGGTGGCCGCCTCCCATAGCCGTCGGAGGTCACCGACGTGGCCGTGAGAGGTGATCATCCGGTTATAGACGCACGGGTGATCGATGGCCTTGGAGCCGCCGGAGAAATAAGGATGCCCCCGCGGCGACACGCCCGCCGCCTTGGCGCAGATGCCCATGAAGACGTCGTCCACGTAAAAGGAGGCGTCCAGCGTCACGCTGGCGCGGTAGATCTTCTCGGCCACGTCCCCGGAAACCAAGTAGCCCATCCCGGCCGTGTAGTCCGGGTACGTGTCCCAGCGGTACAACTCGGGCGGCACGTAGTACTTACTGTCCTCCCTGCGAATGGGTGGCGCCGCCCTGATGACGTGGCCCACCCAGAGGTCGGCGGCGCCCCCCCGTCCCTGGGCCTCCCGCAAGTACGCCACCAAGTTGGGGGCGTGTACGAAGACGTCGTCGTCGGCCAGCATCAAGAAACGGGCGCGAGGGCAGCGTCTACGCGCCCACTGGAACTGCATGATCAGCTTCAGggtcaagttgaggaaggagtcGGAAAAGTCCCGCTGGATCAAATCGCCGTAGCGACGGTCCTCCGCCAGGAGCCGCCTCTGGACCACGTCGGCGTCGCAGTCGGGCGCTCCCAAGGCGAAAACCACCTTGACCGTCACGCCCAGCGCCTCGGAGAAGAAGCGCTCGTTGCCCCAAGTGGATCGGATGGCCCTCCGTCGGTCCGCGTTCCGCGGCGGCGATTTGACGAAGAGCAGGAGGAAGACGTCCGGCCCGGCGCATTTGTCCGGGTGATCCAGCAGGGGGCGGAAGTCGGTGAACGCGCGGGCCCGCTCCCGCGGCACCGTCAGGCCCTCCACTACGTCGTCGAAGCGGTTAACTAGGAGGCGGTACAAGAAGGACTTGGCGTGGTGGCCGTCGCGATGCAAGAGCACCCACAGCAGCAGGCCCGCACACAGCAGCAGCTTCTTCCGCCACCGCCACCACATGCTGTCCGAGGCCGGCGGCGGGCGGGCGCCTCACCTCACTGCGACCTTTCTTCCATCAGCCAAAATAACCTCCGCCGTCGTCCGTCTTCATCTGCGGAAATCATTTTGGTATTTAATGTTTTTGCGGACAACGCTCGCTCATCCGGAACCAACTCGTGTGGGACGGCgacagacgtccgatccatcggAAGCCAATGAACCGGCCaaatggatgggacgtctaCTCGCGATACTCATTTCACGGCGGCGGCGTGAAAAGCGCTCCTACCAAAATGGCCACtgggcagccatgttggtagagGGCGATGTTACCTTCAGTCAATACGTTGACATTCAAATCAAGTCTTCACTAGTAGAAGTGCAACAATTAttcgacaactaatcgattatcgACTATTTGGATCACCAATGAATCGTTTAGGACTcactttacagtgtatcacaaaagtgagtacacccctcgcatttctgcagatatttaagtatatcttttcatgagacaaaatgacactttgacacaatgaaaagtagtctgtgtgcagcttatataatagatttaatttattcccccccccaaataacTCAAAGCCTTTATtatttaaacccctggcaacaaaagtgagtacaccgcatgcgaaCTACGTCCATCCCTAaacgtccaaattgagtactgcttgtcattttccctccaaaatgtcatatgactcgttacaggagtgctgtcagcattgctgcagagattgaagaaatggggggttagcctgttagtgctcagaccatacatcaaattggcgggcatggctgtcaccccaggaggaagcctcttctgaagacggtacaaaagaaagcccgcaaacagtttcctaaagacatgtcaacaaagcacatggattactagaaccatgtcctatggtagcaaggtgtagcaagggtccccgggggccccaggcaaagaGCAACAATAGGCCCTACCATTGTTATGGTGTTATATTTgtaacttggagcaatagcatatttaataaaagtataataacgcctcggtctcatagagcgctttttagcacactcaaagtgcccggcttctactacattaggacataaaactacagtaacatagcatACTCACcattgtcttgcttccttttctcatcttctgcttttttttctttcttttgtcgtttccagaaggataacttctcttcattttagatatacgccaattaaaaaaaagccaaattgccgctcactctcactctgagtcacgtgaggggGGGGGTGAgtgtagagcgagtgaagggACCCCTTCATGGAACTCAGAAAtaaggctttcactggcactgtcgcacttgccgctgcgacagtgcagtaaagctgcgtgtgctaaatctgttggccctctgggggccctaggcaattgcctggtttgcctaatggaacACAATGCCTctgcctatggtctgatgagacgaagattaatttgtttggttccgatagtctcgagcatgtgtggcggtgaccaggtgaggagtacaaagataagtgtgtcatgcctacagtcaagcatggtggtcaaGCATGAccgcccccccccacctcttcaatttctgcagaaatgctgacagcactcctgtaacgagtcacatgacattttggagggaagatggcaagcagtactcaatttggacatttagggttgtagtttctaaggggtgtactcacttttgttgccaggggtttagatattaatggctttattttgagttattttgaggggaaaataaatgaactcttattatataagctgcacacagactacttttcattgtgtcaaagtgtcattttgtcagtgttgtcccatgaaaagataccgtactggcccgaatataagacggtgtttttttgcattgaaataagactgatcaAGTAAGTGggagtcatcttatattcggggtctagactttatacccattcacgacgctagatggcgccagatatcaattaagcaaatgctgaacttgaggagtaatgttctgtcatgacagatctcagctactctcaagtttaaccattttgcattattttattgcagtgtttttccttattcagatttgtttcaagactagttacagttagacctcactttgatggttattgcaattttgttgttttatcacaatagattgctttattgatatttcaaaacccagaagccattcatttacgaatgtgattgcactttaatttacatatttaaatgttcagatattaagatttgaatgaggcaaaataacacgcTTTTTCCTCTTAAATATGTTGTTTTAATCGTTTGTTTCAGgtgtaatgtaattattttctgtataaaattttcagtatcaaaaagttgattgaatgTCAGGGACAGAGACAAAGTCATAACATTGTACGCCTTGAAGATATGCTCTGTAGCAAACTCAGATCACTAATCTGCTAGTGTAAGTGCctgctgtgtgattttaacgatCATTCGAaatggagctgcttgactggacgctgagcACTGGACAGAATTTTCGGCACCCTACTCAATGAACCTACACAAATCGACCATGGCAATCAATAACTTTTGGGAAGATAATAtaaagtgccctccataattattggcacccctgaaaaagatttgttttttagcttctaatatatatatgtttttttatgcaaataatatgggaccttcatggaaaaaaagagaaaaatccaaccttcaatacaagtgcattcattcagtggggaaaaaatcccacataaagaaaaaaatatttgacatcaaataatgtgtgtacccatggtgttaatactttgtacaacccccttttgccaacaaaacaaggtctggggaccgagatggccatgggaggagcttgattttgtgtctggtgaaccatttctgtgtacatttggccatatgtttagggtcattgtcttgctgaaagacccagtgacgaccatcttcagcttttgggcagagggcaacagattttgatttaaaatgtccacaagcattcatgatgccatgcaccctaacaaggttcccagggcctttggaagcgaaacagccccacagcatcactgacccacccccatacttcacagtgggtatgaggtgcttttcagcatgcgcatctttcgtggcacgccagaaccacttagagtgtttgttgccaaaaagctcaatcttggtgtcacacaaaaatataccaaagcacacggtcccagttgaagcctgggaccgtgtgctttggtcagatgagaccaaaaaaaagagaagaaaagtgaTAATTAATCGTTGATTTAATCGTCCGGTTAATCCATGAtgaaaataatcattagttgcaACCCTAATTACTAGCCGATTTGTTAATCAGTGTCAATGCATCTGCAATTTACCCAGTGCCTGCCTCTgaaggcaatagacgtccaaccccAAAAGTTATTCAAATTCCTTGCGCGGCACGAGCGTTTCAAAACGGCCTCACGGCGGCCGTCTTGGGAGGGTTGACGTTACTGTCAAAGTCTATGACTTTAACACTCAAATTAGAAGGAACGGACCAAATCgaaaggaagtgacttgtaaatgcacCACAATCAATAGCAAGGGACCCAAAATCAGCAAGAAGTGACTTGTAATTGCCCCTAAAGTTTGTTCATTCCCcgccagccctcccacttcaaatggtttCGGATGTCTACTCGTACCAAAAtcctttcaattcacagcagaaaaggACTTCCGTCGAGTAGCGTTGCTGTCTCAAGCAGACTACGGGGTCGCTCCGTTTCAACTACTCCGCGCGAGGGCAGCTTGTACGGGGACTTTCCATCCCCGTCAAGTGCTCTGACTCAGTTGGCGTGAATGCAAAAAGCCAACACAGCAAACAATGGCGTCCGAGCGCTCCAAAATGCTGAGAGCCGTGAAACAGACACAATGGTTACCGAGCGACCACAATGGATTTCGCTGC
The DNA window shown above is from Corythoichthys intestinalis isolate RoL2023-P3 chromosome 14, ASM3026506v1, whole genome shotgun sequence and carries:
- the b3gnt5b gene encoding lactosylceramide 1,3-N-acetyl-beta-D-glucosaminyltransferase B, producing the protein MWWRWRKKLLLCAGLLLWVLLHRDGHHAKSFLYRLLVNRFDDVVEGLTVPRERARAFTDFRPLLDHPDKCAGPDVFLLLFVKSPPRNADRRRAIRSTWGNERFFSEALGVTVKVVFALGAPDCDADVVQRRLLAEDRRYGDLIQRDFSDSFLNLTLKLIMQFQWARRRCPRARFLMLADDDVFVHAPNLVAYLREAQGRGGAADLWVGHVIRAAPPIRREDSKYYVPPELYRWDTYPDYTAGMGYLVSGDVAEKIYRASVTLDASFYVDDVFMGICAKAAGVSPRGHPYFSGGSKAIDHPCVYNRMITSHGHVGDLRRLWEAATDVRVREAASGLLDRFYCAAVRIFLFCGYPAHSYPCTAAFF